From Nicotiana tabacum cultivar K326 chromosome 15, ASM71507v2, whole genome shotgun sequence, the proteins below share one genomic window:
- the LOC107832173 gene encoding large ribosomal subunit protein eL22y-like: MSKGSGAAKGGKKKGATFIIDCSKPVEDKIMEIASLEKFLQERIKVGGKAGALGDTVTVTRDKTKITVTSDSTFSKRYLKYLTKKYLKKNNVRDWLRVISSNKDRNVYELRYFNIAENEAEEEE; the protein is encoded by the exons ATGAGTAAAGGTAGTGGAGCAGCAAAGGGTGGGAAGAAGAAGGGTGCAACCTTCATAATTGATTGTTCGAAACCGGtggaagataaaatcatggaaatCGCCTCGCTTGAGAAGTTTCTGCAGGAACGCATTAAGGTTGGTGGAAAAGCCGGTGCCTTGGGCGACACCGTCACTGTCACACGTGACAAGACCAAGATTACTGTCACTTCCGACAGCACTTTCTCCAAGCG GTACTTGAAGTACCTGACAAAGAAATATCTGAAGAAGAATAATGTCCGTGATTGGCTGCGAGTTATTTCTTCGAACAAGGATCGAAATGTTTATGAGTTGAGGTACTTCAACATTGCTGAGAATGAGGCCGAGGAGGAAGAATGA